From the genome of Bactrocera oleae isolate idBacOlea1 chromosome 2, idBacOlea1, whole genome shotgun sequence, one region includes:
- the LOC106614298 gene encoding RNA polymerase II elongation factor Ell, which translates to MKRMEDSYILLTLSPIQTTQKHDDIENTICVPKAHLHSTHEKEQRKSLNANKSNFTAEKPIKKKSLKEESNSRTSTKQHDNLIDCKETISKSGDATNVDNKKSKARNITSREIRERLIHLLALKPFKKLELYARLQKEGIRKAEKLLISNILTNIAQLSNNAYNLKHCMWNRVNENWPYYTEQEQQQLTLRKIQNLANPISSNEVSSTSAQITASTTSARPPIQEEADFKPGFKRSCLDYEEPQISKKRRISHGSTENCQKTYKSSGTDTNSKNHLKSALQTSFAISGNGTYNNQNQEPYVQTTSNESTAEHLVIEEIDTATPSYDFSSYLNIQSIEQRRQYKYDFERDYEEYFPLRQRVEEVRHIFRVLHEQLQNVPEGSLEYERVKHELFAEYQRVNSKEEIELKRRFDYLEAKLIHIRQLVDNFDKRLLEEKAVQAAVAAANDYILQQKQRADIEYF; encoded by the coding sequence atgaaaagaatGGAAGATTCATATATATTGCTTACGCTATCCCCAATTCAGACGACTCAGAAACACGATGATATTGAGAACACCATATGTGTTCCAAAAGCTCATCTCCATTCAACGCATGAAAAGGAGCAAAGAAAAAGTTTGAACGCAAACAAAAGTAACTTCACCGCTGAGAAACCTATAAAAAAGAAATCGTTGAAGGAGGAATCTAACTCGAGGACCAGTACTAAACAGCATGATAATCTTATCGACTGCAAAGAAACTATTTCAAAATCGGGTGACGCTACAAATGTcgacaacaaaaaaagtaaagcGCGCAATATAACTAGTCGTGAAATACGCGAACGCCTCATCCACTTGTTAGCCTTGAAGCCATTCAAAAAGCTTGAACTATATGCGCGTCTACAGAAAGAGGGCATACGTAAAGCcgaaaaattgttaattagCAACATTCTAACGAACATTGCTCAGCTAAGCAACAATGCTTACAATCTGAAGCACTGTATGTGGAATCGAGTGAATGAAAATTGGCCGTATTACACGGAACAGGAACAGCAACAGTTGACATTACGCAAGATCCAAAATCTAGCAAATCCAATCAGCTCGAACGAGGTCAGCTCAACTTCTGCTCAGATCACTGCTTCAACAACAAGTGCCAGACCGCCGATCCAGGAAGAAGCTGACTTCAAACCCGGTTTTAAGCGTTCTTGTTTGGACTACGAAGAGCCACAGATTTCGAAAAAGCGTCGTATTAGTCATGGTTCAACTGAGAATTGTCAGAAAACATACAAATCATCAGGTACCGATACAAATAGTAAGAATCACCTAAAATCAGCCCTCCAAACAAGTTTTGCAATATCCGGTAACGGTACTTACAATAACCAAAACCAAGAACCATATGTCCAGACAACCTCCAATGAATCAACAGCTGAGCATCTTGTTATTGAAGAAATCGATACAGCAACCCCAAGCTATGACTTTAGTAGTTACTTGAATATCCAAAGCATTGAACAACGACGTCAATATAAATATGACTTTGAGCGAGATTACGAAGAGTACTTTCCATTACGACAGCGCGTCGAAGAAGTGCGTCATATTTTCCGCGTACTGCACGAGCAATTGCAGAATGTACCTGAAGGATCTTTGGAATACGAGCGTGTCAAGCATGAACTTTTTGCCGAATATCAGCGTGTCAATAGTAAAGAAGAGATTGAGCTTAAGCGACGTTTTGACTATTTGGAGGCGAAGTTGATCCATATCAGACAGCTTGTGGATAATTTTGACAAAAGGCTGCTGGAGGAAAAAGCGGTGCAAGCTGCAGTGGCTGCAGCAAATGATTATAtactgcaacaaaaacaacgagcagatattgaatatttttag